A single window of Aspergillus oryzae RIB40 DNA, chromosome 8 DNA harbors:
- a CDS encoding putative LMBR1 domain protein (predicted protein): MALLQTSLIWAVYAIVVAILAAVASVFIYTYQTPRDRCPSVILTCIVAVTTLLATVLLVPVDVALVSSTINPALGRRQDWATQSEVDRILLCLKIVYYFLYSLDALLCLIVIPFIYFLYEEYDEVASETEQQSFGQRFWAAFKYTVSFLAIVVVLFLVGFFVPVAKDGDGGGLDYFKHLLTENRGERALTFALGLLITIGLCLYVLYTSTGLALFPITLIKEGPSVISPTLKATTAVQLCSNRERQRQLEGRCRGNPGLLSSKDRRELDTLVREERTLIRRQRLADEAHGKHQNWLMQLWLKFGAIFRPFQLLSGVIFSLLALIIWISMLLTTIDKAKNSFCKQRCGYILGHINVFNPINWVFVQSAKIFPVDYVIFTLLVLFLFSSSIVGISAVGIRFLWIRIFQIRKGHTSPQALLLATAMLMLIILALNYSTSMILAPQYATYGPQTFCDRELSFSEKQPDCSRDKHLIRPCSEVADSLAAKQVCTPSVVSTFLNRVTMNFPFFGAIFFWAQFAFLGIYLLVMVTALLHSPKLDERQLDEDAEEAEEESLLANTRGRAETTWEDITSRLRRQNEVDRAGA, translated from the exons ATGGCGCTCCTACAAACGTCCCTTATTTGGGCTGTATATGCAATTGTGGTAGCTATACTGGCTGCAGTGGCCTctgtatttatttatacttaCCAAACCCCTCGGGATCGCTGTCCATCGGTGATATTGACTTGTATCGTTGCTGTCACCACCCTTCTTGCAACTGTTCTTTTGGTACCAGTCGATGTTGCTCTGGTCTCATCTACGATTAATCCGGCTCTGGGTCGGCGACAGGACTGGGCTACTCAGAGTGAAGTAGATAGGATATTATTGTGCTTGAAAATCGTGTATTACTTCCTATACTCTTTGGACGCCCTCCTATGCCTTATTGTGATCCCTTTCATCTATTTCTTGTACGAGGAGTACGACGAAGTGGCATCTGAAACAGAACAACAGTCATTTGGGCAGCGGTTCTGGGCTGCTTTTAAATACACAGTCTCTTTCCTTGCGATAGTGGTTGTGCTGTTTCTCGTTGGATTCTTCGTGCCTGTTGCGAAAGATGGGGATGGTGGCGGTCTGGATTATTTCAAACACCTACTGACTGAAAACC GCGGCGAACGTGCCCTTACATTTGCTCTTGGTTTGCTGATAACGATAGGCCTGTGCTTATATGTTTTATATACTTCCACGGGTCTAGCGCTGTTTCCTATTACCTTAATCAAGGAAGGCCCGTCAGTTATAAGCCCGACATTGAAAGCGACTACAGCTGTGCAGCTGTGTTCTAATCGGGAACGACAGCGCCAGTTAGAAGGTCGCTGCAGAGGAAACCCGGGACTGTTGTCTTCAAAAGACCGTAGAGAGCTGGATACCCTGGTTAGGGAAGAGCGAACGCTTATTCGTCGACAACGCTTAGCGGATGAAGCTCACGGCAAACATCAAAATTGGTTAATGCAATTGTGGCTGAAATTTGGAGCCATATTCCGTCCATTTCAGCTGCTATCCGGTGTTATTTTTTCACTTCTTGCGCTTATTATATGGATATCTATGCTTTTGACGACGATCGATAAGGCCAAGAACTCGTTCTGCAAACAACGATGCGGATACATTCTTGGACATATCAATGTTTTCAACCCCATCAACTGGGTCTTTGTCCAATCCGCCAAAATATTCCCAGTGGACTACGTCATTTTCACCTTGCTTgtcttattccttttcaGCAGCTCCATCGTCGGTATTTCTGCAGTTGGGATTCGTTTTCTCTGGATCAGAATCTTCCAAATCCGGAAAGGCCACACATCGCCTCAAGCTCTTCTGTTGGCAACGGCtatgttgatgttgatcatACTAGCTTTGAACTACTCAACATCGATGATACTCGCCCCTCAATACGCAACTTATGGGCCGCAAACTTTCTGTGACCGAGAGCTTAGCTTTTCTGAAAAACAACCGGATTGTTCGCGTGATAAACATCTTATTAGGCCATGCTCTGAGGTGGCAGATAGTTTGGCTGCCAAGCAAGTCTGCACTCCAAGCGTTGTCAGCACATTTCTTAACCGTGTAACGATgaattttcccttttttggtgccattttcttttgggcCCAATTCGCTTTCCTAG GTATCTATCTACTTGTAATGGTCACCGCTCTCTTACACTCTCCGAAATTGGATGAGCGACAGCTCGATGAGGATGCTgaagaggccgaagaagaaagcctACTAGCAAACACTAGAGGACGGGCTGAAACTACCTGGGAGGACATCACTAGTAGGCTGAGAAGGCAGAATGAAGTCGACCGAGCCGGAGCTTAG
- a CDS encoding cleavage/polyadenylation factor CFT1 (mRNA cleavage and polyadenylation factor II complex, subunit CFT1 (CPSF subunit)), producing MQCYTELLPPTGVTHSLALPFISESANNLVVARTSRLQIFSLLDVGPRPGGIEEQGVPKLVLEREYALPGTVTDLCRVKLLNTKSGGEAILLAFRNAKLALIEWDPGRYGICTISIHYYERDDSTSSPWVPDLSSCGSILSVDPSSRCAVFNFGIRNLAILPFHQPGDDLVMDDYGELDDERLGSHGLESGTDCDMTKESIAHRAPYSSSFVLPLAALDPSILHPISLAFLYEYREPTFGILYSQVATSNALLHERKDVVFYTVFTLDLEQRASTTLLSVSRLPSDLFKVVALPPPVGGALLIGSNELVHVDQAGKTNAVGVNEFSRQVSSFSMTDQSDLALRLEGCIVERLSETNGDLLLVPTTGEIVLVKFRLDGRSVSGISVHPIPPHAGGDIVKSAASSSAFLGDKRVFLGSEDADSILLGWSVPSSGTKKPRPQARHTEEDSGGFSDEDQSEDDVYEDDLYATVPEVVVDGRRPSAESFGSSLYNFREYDRLLNIGPLKDIAFGRSFTSLGGEENAGNDSGLELVASQGWDRSGGLAVMKRGLELQVLNSMRTDLASCVWTASVAHMEEAVSKTTTQAENRECHQYVVVSKATSAEREQSEVFRVEGQELRPFRAPEFNPNEDVTIDIGTLIGKNRVVQILRSEVRSYDGDLGLAQIYPVWDEDTSEERMAISSSLVDPYVAILRDDSTLLLLQADDSGDLDEVELNEQIANSKWTSCCLYFDKTGIFSSISATSDELAQNSMTLFLMTQDCRLFIYRLPDQKLLAIIEGVDCLPPVLSSEPPKRSTTREVLTEIVVADLGDSWSSFPYLIIRSRHDDLAVYRPFISITKSVGEPHADLNFLKETNLVLPRITSGVEDQSSTEEVIKSVPLRIVSNISGFSAIFRPGVSPGFIVRTSTSSPHFLGLKGGYAQSLSKFQTSECGEGFILLDSKVLCFILLCLTYCILSFHTGCHSYYPWTIQQIPIGEQVDHLAYSSSSGMYVIGTSHRTEFKLPEDDELHPEWRNEMTSFFPEVQRSSLKVVSPKTWTVIDSPAEHVMAVKNMSLEISENTHERKDMIVVGTAFARGEDIASRGCVYVFEVIKVVPDPKRPEMDRKLRLVGKEPVKGAVTALSEIGGQGFLIVAQGQKCIVRGLKEDGSLLPVAFMDVQCHVSVVKELKGTGMCIIADAVKGLWFAGYSEEPYKMSLFAKDLDYLEVLAADFLPDGNKLFILVADSDCNLHVLQYDPEDPKSSNGDRLLSRSKFHTGNFISTLTLLPRTSVSSEQMISDVDAMDVDIKIPRHQMLITSQNGSVGLVTCVSEESYRRLSALQSQLTNTIEHPCGLNPRAFRAVESDGTAGRGMLDGKLLFQWLDMSKQRKVEIASRVGANEWEIKADFEAISGEGLGYL from the exons ATGCAGTGTTATACTGAGCTCTTGCCTCCTACTGGGGTCACTCACTCGTTGGCACTTCCTTTTATCTCTGAATCAGCGAACAACTTGGTGGTTGCTAGAACTTCTCGTCTTCagatattttctttgcttgatGTTGGCCCTCGACCTGGAGGCATCGAAGAACAAGGCGTCCCAAAGCTGGTCTTGGAAAGGGAATATGCTCTCCCAGGTACGGTAACAGATCTATGTCGAGTCAAACTCTTGAATACCAAGAGTGGCGGCGAAGCCATTTTGCTTGCCTTCCGAAATGCGAAACTTGCATTGATCGAATGGGACCCGGGGCGGTATGGCATCTGCACAATATCCATTCACTATTATGAACGGGATGATTCGACTAGTAGTCCGTGGGTACCTGATTTGAGCAGCTGCGGCAGCATCCTTAGTGTGGACCCAAGCAGTAGATGTGCGGTTTTCAACTTCGGGATCCGGAATCTCGccatccttccttttcaccaACCGGGCGATGACCTGGTGATGGATGATTATGGCGAACTTGACGATGAGAGACTTGGCAGCCATGGATTAGAAAGTGGCACCGATTGTGATATGACTAAAGAAAGCATTGCGCACAGGGCGCCATACTCGTCTTCTTTTGTGCTCCCTTTGGCAGCTTTGGATCCATCAATACTGCACCCCATAAGTCTCGCTTTTTTATATGAATACAGGGAGCCGACATTTGGTATTTTGTATTCGCAGGTTGCTACATCTAATGCGCTTCTtcatgaaagaaaagatgttGTTTTCTATACCGTTTTCACACTGGACTTAGAGCAGCGAGCATCAACGACTCTACTTTCCGTGTCTAGATTGCCTAGTGATTTGTTTAAAGTGGTAgcccttcctcctcctgtTGGAGGTGCCCTACTCATTGGGTCTAACGAGCTTGTTCACGTTGATCAGGCAGGGAAAACCAACGCAGTGGGTGTTAATGAGTTCTCTAGGCAGGTTTCGTCTTTCTCAATGACGGATCAATCGGACCTAGCACTTCGCCTTGAAGGCTGTATCGTCGAGCGTCTTTCTGAAACCAATGGAGACTTACTTTTGGTACCCACCACCGGAGAAATAGTCCTTGTCAAATTCAGGCTAGACGGCAGGTCGGTATCGGGCATCTCAGTTCACCCCATACCTCCCCATGCCGGCGGAGACATCGTGAAATCCGctgcttcgtcttcggcttttcttGGCGATAAGAGGGTTTTCTTAGGAAGTGAAGACGCCGATTCAATACTTCTGGGCTGGTCAGTTCCATCCTCGGGCACTAAGAAGCCCCGACCTCAAGCACGGCACACGGAAGAGGATTCTGGAGGATTTTCTGATGAAGACCagagtgaagatgatgtttatgaagatgatctcTATGCTACGGTGCCAGAAGTTGTGGTAGACGGTCGTCGCCCCTCTGCAGAGTCGTTCGGCTCTAGCCTGTACAATTTTCGGGAGTACGACAGACTTTTGAATATTGGGCCTCTGAAAGATATTGCTTTCGGAAGGTCTTTCACAAGCCttggtggggaagaaaatgcCGGCAATGACTCGGGCCTGGAATTGGTAGCCTCCCAAGGGTGGGATAGAAGTGGTGGCCTGGCTGTTATGAAGCGTGGACTTGAGCTTCAAGTGCTCAATTCTATGAGAACAGACTTGGCCAGTTGTGTCTGGACAGCATCTGTAGCGCATATGGAAGAAGCCGTATCTAAGACCACCACGCAAGCTGAAAACCGAGAATGTCATCAATATGTTGTTGTCTCAAAAGCAACGAGTGCCGAGAGGGAACAATCTGAAGTTTTCAGGGTGGAAGGACAGGAACTGAGGCCATTCCGAGCCCCGGAATTCAATCCAAACGAGGATGTAACCATTGATATTGGGACGTTAATAGGCAAAAACAGAGTGGTTCAGATATTAAGAAGTGAAGTACGAAGCTATGATGGCG ACCTGGGCTTGGCTCAGATCTATCCTGTATGGGACGAAGATACTAGCGAAGAACGGATGGCCATCAGCTCCAGCCTTGTGGATCCGTACGTAGCGATACTTCGCGATGACTCAACATTATTGCTTCTCCAAGCAGATGATAGCGGAGATCTCGATGAAGTCGAATTGAATGAACAGATAGCAAATTCAAAATGGACCTCGTGCTGCTTGTATTTCGACAAAACTGGGATTTTTTCCTCCATCAGTGCAACCTCAGACGAGTTGGCTCAAAATAGCATGACCCTTTTCCTAATGACCCAGGATTGTCGTTTATTT ATATATCGGCTTCCTGATCAGAAACTATTAGCGATAATCGAAGGAGTCGATTGTTTGCCGCCCGTTCTGTCAAGTGAACCTCCGAAGCGGTCCACTACGCGCGAGGTCTTAACCGAAATTGTTGTTGCTGACCTCGGAGACTCCTGGAGCAGCTTTCCTTACTTAATT ATACGCAGCAGACATGATGACCTTGCCGTATACAGACCGTTTATCTCCATTACAAAGTCTGTAGGCGAACCCCACGCTGACTTAAATTTCCTAAAAGAGACAAATTTGGTTTTGCCAAGGATAACCTCCGGTGTTGAAGATCAGTCGTCAACTGAGGAGGTAATAAAAAGCGTACCACTGCGCATAGTATCCAACATTTCAGGATTCAGCGCAATATTCAGGCCAGGTGTTTCACCAGGCTTTATAGTCAGAACTTCGACAAGCTCTCCACATTTTCTGGGCCTTAAAGGAGGATATGCGCAGAGTCTTAGCAAGTTTCAAACTTCCGAATGTGGTGAAGGCTTTATTCTCCTGGATTCAAAGGTGCTTTGCTTCATACTTCTCTGTTTAACATACTGCATACTGAGTTTCCATACAGGGTGTCATTCAT ACTATCCGTGGACAATACAGCAGATACCTATTGGAGAGCAAGTTGACCACCTAGCCtactcttcgtcatctgggATGTACGTCATAGGAACTTCTCATAGGACTGAATTTAAGTTacctgaagatgatgagttACATCCTGAGTGGCGTAATGAAA TGACCTCGTTCTTTCCGGAAGTACAGCGAAGCTCTCTAAAGGTCGTGAGCCCGAAAACGTGGACCGTCATCGATAG CCCCGCCGAGCATGTGATGGCGGTAAAAAACATGAGTCTTGAGATCTCTGAGAACACACATGAGCGTAAGGATATGATCGTTGTGGGAACGGCATTTGCAAGAGGTGAAGACATTGCGTCGCGTGGCTGTGTGTACGTCTTTGAAGTCATCAAGGTCGTCCCTGATCCTAAGAGGCCGGAGATGGACCGTAAATTGAGACTCGTAGGCAAAGAGCCGGTTAAAGGAGCAGTAACCGCCTTGTCTGAAATCGGTGGCCAGGGCTTTCTGATAGTCGCACAGGGACAGAAATGCATTGTCAGAGGCCTGAAAGAAGATGGTAGCCTTCTCCCTGTTGCTTTCATGGACGTACAGTGCCATGTTAGCGTGGTAAAAGAGCTAAAGGGCACAGGAATGTGCATCATCGCTGATGCTGTGAAAGGGCTCTGGTTTGCGGGCTACTCG GAAGAGCCTTATAAAATGAGCCTTTTTGCAAAGGATCTGGATTATCTCGAGGTCTTAGCAGCagattttcttccagatggCAACAAGTTATTCATTCTCGTTGCTGACAGTGACTGCAACCTTCATGTGCTCCAATATGACCCTGAAG ATCCAAAATCGTCCAACGGCGACAGACTGCTGAGTCGTAGCAAATTCCATACAGGCAACTTCATCTCGACGTTGACGCTCTTGCCGCGTACTTCAGTCTCTTCCGAGCAAATGATCTCCGACGTTGATGCGATGGACGTTGACATCAAAATACCACGTCATCAGATGCTCATTACGTCCCAGAACGGATCTGTTGGCCTCGTCACATGCGTTTCCGAAGAGTCCTATCGTCGATTATCCGCTTTGCAGTCTCAGCTGACAAATACCATTGAGCATCCATGTGGTCTCAACCCTCGAGCTTTTCGGGCAGTGGAAAGTGACGGCACTGCAGGCAGAGGAATGCTCGATGGAaagcttctcttccagtGGCTGGACATGAGCAAACAACGCAAGGTGGAAATAGCCAGTCGTGTTGGAGCAAATGAATGGGAGATCAAAGCAGATTTTGAGGCTATTAGCGGTGAAGGGCTTGGGTATTTGTAA